The following proteins come from a genomic window of Miscanthus floridulus cultivar M001 chromosome 2, ASM1932011v1, whole genome shotgun sequence:
- the LOC136535589 gene encoding uncharacterized protein isoform X2: MYKLGGRGGGRGGSGAAKRPPPPHGRGRGGASSIGGMSGPPRGRAAAAATQPAGRDEAFRLESSGPPAFAAIIRLTPDLVDEIRRAEEAGGGARIKFNPNMYNSSENVIDVSGKEFKFTWASERGELCDIYEERQSGEDGNGLLLECGSAWRKVNVQRILDESTKNLVKMRSEEAERLSKSRKSIVLDPANPSVKSQAKSMAAAAVEGNPRRMHWKQKNEFLRKNKAAVITPTKSVSKVKLSNNIPKGNISSSPAPSPEQPGASNPSFPVGSDANNEVITPFDLNKGENSKYEKSAASKMSNKGINRRASSHAANVDDNTNEVQSYLISVLSKNPKGMALKALEKAAADAFPNASKKIESIVKNIANYQGPERYVLKPGLEVESSKRHASEGVRSISENIEESAPSLKIDDPDICERIDIVGSPLAATDGKLNNDSEGKAGTSSDSGSDSDSDSDSSDSGSDSGSQSRSAAETGSGSSSDSDSDASSSSKEGSDAIVDITSDDDKANTGHTKVVDDLNLSSSPRNLTRLDVDDEQIDIGTNLDYRSTSPHIDLNNFNTGNDDAAAEGFSAGNLNKPSEMLGSKNMTSTRMDSIRGDNKYNEMSFLDNLFDDSVRTASENSPKGEAGQLTAQHGNKRKSTSKDESKLGPVSIAKPKLKRSSGSENSTAKPESAKKVKADIASPIGSLSEHKRSLPPEKHTNDRLDKETGNVSHNASRDNSPAMKGRPSAPGNLQRIDQSPNLPERTKENTMKSSSKKKTDKMQKPWHGMDGDFGPGYSHGVDHHANFDGSDDSSTRKRSRHGNPLIDDKMLKRWKDANVNVNSMNLTKSYREIVVPDEITAFPESNESNGDPSNSQRDNVERSPYGKKKLQRELSDLELGELRETSLENDDVRIRKQFETNSSSKSLDAKLTGVNNSYPSMNDRKAPATVFHDKRKPSPQEYGIGGHINQEGFPRKAAGYEFDDNRPQQRENFPDSQHLPRIDNSDSENVIYPDRSGEKTSKRETRMAHGGMLEYADMQKKISTSRLPQNGTNNVIVSRMHKSISPSDNEERSRNNSLIETETGRKRRDSSSDDDNLFFSKYDKDAPELKGPIKDFSQYKDYVQEYNEKYGVYSYLNSQIDKTKSEFLKVQDDLNVAKERDKEQYYNTVERLRDMYRESGARHKLMKKVFVLLHEELQIIKQRIKDFTEAYSNE; the protein is encoded by the exons ATGTACAAGCTCGGCGGCCGTGGCGGTgggcgcggcggcagcggcgcggcAAAGCGCCCGCCGCCCCCCCACGGCCGCGGCCGGGGCGGCGCCTCCTCTATCGGCGGGATGTCCGGGCCTCCCCGcggtcgcgccgccgccgccgcgacgcaGCCGGCGGGGCGCGACGAGGCGTTCCGCCTCGAGTCCAGCGGCCCGCCCGCCTTCGCGGCTATAATACGGCTGACGCCCGACCTCGTCGACGAGATCCGGCGGGCGGAGGAGGCCGGTGGAGGCGCACGCATCAAGTTCAACCCTAACATGTACAACTCGTCGGAAAAC GTTATAGATGTTAGTGGTAAAGAATTCAAATTCACCTGGGCATCTGAACGTGGCGAATTGTGTGATATTTATGAAGAACGTCAGAGTGGAGAGGATGGAAATGGGTTGCTTCTGGAGTGTGGCTCTGCTTGGCGCAAGGTGAATGTGCAACGCATTTTGGATGAATCAACAAAGAACCTTGTGAAAATGCGCTCAGAGGAGGCTGAACGTCTCTCAAAATCTCGAAA ATCAATTGTGCTGGACCCTGCCAATCCATCTGTCAAGAGTCAGGCCAAGTCGATGGCTGCTGCAGCTGTAGAAG GTAATCCACGGAGGATGCACTGGAAGCAGAAGAATGAATTTTTAAGGAAGAATAAAG CTGCTGTTATCACCCCAACCAAATCAGTTTCCAAGGTGAAGTTATCTAACAATATTCCCAAAGGGAATATCTCAAGTTCACCTGCACCTTCTCCTGAACAACCTGGAGCAAGCAATCCTTCATTTCCTGTTGGATCAGATGCAAATAATGAAGTTATAACACCTTTTGATTTGAACAAAGGGGAAAACAGTAAATATGAGAAATCAGCTGCTAGTAAGATGTCTAACAAAGGTATAAATCGCCGAGCAAGTTCTCATGCTGCAAATGTGGATGATAATACAAATGAAGTGCAAAGCTACTTGATATCTGTGCTCTCAAAAAATCCAAAAGGAATGGCCCTAAAG GCCTTGGAGAAAGCTGCTGCAGATGCATTTCCAAATGCATCAAAGAAAATAGAGAGCATTGTCAAGAAT ATTGCAAATTACCAAGGACCTGAGAGGTATGTTCTCAAACCAGGGCTGGAGGTAGAAAGCTCTAAAAGGCATGCATCTGAAGGAGTAAG ATCCATCAGTGAGAACATTGAGGAATCTGCTCCAAGCCTAAAGATTGATGATCCTGATATATGTGAGAGGATTGACATTGTGGGCTCCCCACTTGCTGCAACAGATGGAAAACTCAATAATGACAGTGAAGGTAAGGCCGGAACTTCCAGTGACAGTggaagtgatagtgatagtgatagtgacagCAGTGACAGTGGAAGTGATAGTGGGAGCCAAAGCAGAAGTGCTGCGGAAACTGGTAGTGGGAGCAGCAGCGATAGTGACAGTGATGCCTCATCAAGCAGCAAGGAAGGATCTGATGCAATTGTTGATATtacaagtgatgatgacaaagcAAATACAGGACATACAAAAGTAGTAGATGACCTTAATTTGTCTTCATCACCAAGAAATTTGACAAGACTTGATGTTGATGATGAACAAATTGACATTGGAACAAATCTGGACTACAGGAGTACATCACCCCATATTGATCTAAATAATTTTAATACCGGCAATGATGATGCAGCAGCAGAGGGCTTTAGTGCTGGCAACCTGAACAAGCCATCTGAAATGCTGGGAAGCAAGAACATGACGAGCACCAGAATGGATTCTATCAGAGGCGATAACAAGTATAATGAAATGTCTTTTCTGGACAACCTTTTTGATGACTCCGTGAGAACAGCCAGTGAAAACTCACCCAAGGGGGAGGCTGGTCAATTGACAGCACAGCATGGCAACAAGAGAAAATCAACATCAAAGGATGAATCAAAACTCGGCCCAGTGAGTATTGCCAAACCCAAATTAAAAAGGTCTTCTGGTAGTGAGAACTCCACAGCAAAGCCTGAGAGTGCCAAAAAGGTCAAAGCTGACATAGCATCTCCAATAGGTTCTTTATCAGAGCACAAAAGAAGTTTACCCCCTGAAAAACATACCAATGATAGGTTGGACAAGGAAACAGGGAATGTTAGCCACAATGCTTCACGAGATAACAGTCCTGCCATGAAAGGAAGACCTTCGGCTCCTGGGAATTTACAGAGGATAGATCAGAGCCCAAATTTACCTGAGAGAACAAAAGAAAATACTATGAAATCAAGTTCAAAGAAAAAAACAGATAAGATGCAgaaaccatggcatggtatggaTGGCGACTTTGGGCCAGGTTATTCACATGGTGTAGATCACCATGCCAATTTTGATGGCTCTGATGATTCTTCCACAAGAAAAAGGAGTAGACATGGGAATCCTCTTATTGATGATAAAATGCTTAAGCGTTGGAAGGATGCTAATGTCAATGTAAATTCCATGAATTTAACCAAAAGTTATAGAGAAATTGTTGTGCCTGATGAGATAACTGCCTTTCCTGAATCTAATGAAAGTAATGGTGATCCATCAAATTCACAAAGAGATAATGTTGAGAGATCACCTTATGGTAAAAAAAAGCTCCAAAGAGAGCTTTCTGATCTTGAGTTGGGTGAACTTCGCGAGACTTCTTTGGAAAATGACGATGTAAGGATAAGGAAGCAATTTGAGACAAATAGTTCCTCCAAGTCGCTTGATGCTAAATTAACTGGTGTAAATAACTCCTACCCCAGTATGAATGACAGGAAGGCTCCAGCAACCGTCTTTCATGACAAGAGGAAACCTTCACCTCAAGAATATGGAATTGGAGGCCATATAAACCAGGAAGGGTTTCCCAGGAAGGCAGCGGGGTATGAGTTTGATGATAATAGGCCTCAGCAAAGAGAAAATTTTCCAGACAGCCAGCATTTGCCAAGGATTGATAATTCAGATTCTGAGAACGTAATATATCCAGATAGGTCAGGAGAAAAAACAAGCAAAAGGGAAACTAGGATGGCACATGGTGGAATGCTAGAGTATGCTGATATGCAGAAGAAGATATCAACCTCAAGGCTTCCACAGAATGGTACTAATAATGTCATAGTGTCTCGAATGCATAAATCAATATCCCCATCAGATAATGAGGAAAGAAGTAGGAACAACTCTTTGATTGAGACAGAGACAGGTAGGAAGAGGAGGGACAGTTCTTCAGATGATGATAATTTATTTTTCTCCAAGTATGATAAAGATGCACCTGAACTTAAAGGTCCAATAAAAGATTTCTCACA ATACAAAGATTATGTGCAGGAGTACAATGAGAAGTATGGGGTTTATTCTTACTTGAACAGTCAGATAGACAAAACTAA GTCGGAATTTTTAAAGGTTCAGGATGATCTCAATGTTGCGAAAGAAAGAGACAAGGAACAGTATTATAACACCGTGGAAAGACTCAGAGACATGTATCGTGAGTCAGGAGCA AGGCATAAATTGATGAAGAAGGTCTTCGTTTTGCTTCATGAGGAACTGCAG ATTATTAAGCAAAGGATTAAAGATTTTACAGAGGCCTATTCAAATGAGTAG
- the LOC136535589 gene encoding uncharacterized protein isoform X1 translates to MYKLGGRGGGRGGSGAAKRPPPPHGRGRGGASSIGGMSGPPRGRAAAAATQPAGRDEAFRLESSGPPAFAAIIRLTPDLVDEIRRAEEAGGGARIKFNPNMYNSSENVIDVSGKEFKFTWASERGELCDIYEERQSGEDGNGLLLECGSAWRKVNVQRILDESTKNLVKMRSEEAERLSKSRKSIVLDPANPSVKSQAKSMAAAAVEGNPRRMHWKQKNEFLRKNKAAVITPTKSVSKVKLSNNIPKGNISSSPAPSPEQPGASNPSFPVGSDANNEVITPFDLNKGENSKYEKSAASKMSNKGINRRASSHAANVDDNTNEVQSYLISVLSKNPKGMALKALEKAAADAFPNASKKIESIVKNIANYQGPERYVLKPGLEVESSKRHASEGVSRSISENIEESAPSLKIDDPDICERIDIVGSPLAATDGKLNNDSEGKAGTSSDSGSDSDSDSDSSDSGSDSGSQSRSAAETGSGSSSDSDSDASSSSKEGSDAIVDITSDDDKANTGHTKVVDDLNLSSSPRNLTRLDVDDEQIDIGTNLDYRSTSPHIDLNNFNTGNDDAAAEGFSAGNLNKPSEMLGSKNMTSTRMDSIRGDNKYNEMSFLDNLFDDSVRTASENSPKGEAGQLTAQHGNKRKSTSKDESKLGPVSIAKPKLKRSSGSENSTAKPESAKKVKADIASPIGSLSEHKRSLPPEKHTNDRLDKETGNVSHNASRDNSPAMKGRPSAPGNLQRIDQSPNLPERTKENTMKSSSKKKTDKMQKPWHGMDGDFGPGYSHGVDHHANFDGSDDSSTRKRSRHGNPLIDDKMLKRWKDANVNVNSMNLTKSYREIVVPDEITAFPESNESNGDPSNSQRDNVERSPYGKKKLQRELSDLELGELRETSLENDDVRIRKQFETNSSSKSLDAKLTGVNNSYPSMNDRKAPATVFHDKRKPSPQEYGIGGHINQEGFPRKAAGYEFDDNRPQQRENFPDSQHLPRIDNSDSENVIYPDRSGEKTSKRETRMAHGGMLEYADMQKKISTSRLPQNGTNNVIVSRMHKSISPSDNEERSRNNSLIETETGRKRRDSSSDDDNLFFSKYDKDAPELKGPIKDFSQYKDYVQEYNEKYGVYSYLNSQIDKTKSEFLKVQDDLNVAKERDKEQYYNTVERLRDMYRESGARHKLMKKVFVLLHEELQIIKQRIKDFTEAYSNE, encoded by the exons ATGTACAAGCTCGGCGGCCGTGGCGGTgggcgcggcggcagcggcgcggcAAAGCGCCCGCCGCCCCCCCACGGCCGCGGCCGGGGCGGCGCCTCCTCTATCGGCGGGATGTCCGGGCCTCCCCGcggtcgcgccgccgccgccgcgacgcaGCCGGCGGGGCGCGACGAGGCGTTCCGCCTCGAGTCCAGCGGCCCGCCCGCCTTCGCGGCTATAATACGGCTGACGCCCGACCTCGTCGACGAGATCCGGCGGGCGGAGGAGGCCGGTGGAGGCGCACGCATCAAGTTCAACCCTAACATGTACAACTCGTCGGAAAAC GTTATAGATGTTAGTGGTAAAGAATTCAAATTCACCTGGGCATCTGAACGTGGCGAATTGTGTGATATTTATGAAGAACGTCAGAGTGGAGAGGATGGAAATGGGTTGCTTCTGGAGTGTGGCTCTGCTTGGCGCAAGGTGAATGTGCAACGCATTTTGGATGAATCAACAAAGAACCTTGTGAAAATGCGCTCAGAGGAGGCTGAACGTCTCTCAAAATCTCGAAA ATCAATTGTGCTGGACCCTGCCAATCCATCTGTCAAGAGTCAGGCCAAGTCGATGGCTGCTGCAGCTGTAGAAG GTAATCCACGGAGGATGCACTGGAAGCAGAAGAATGAATTTTTAAGGAAGAATAAAG CTGCTGTTATCACCCCAACCAAATCAGTTTCCAAGGTGAAGTTATCTAACAATATTCCCAAAGGGAATATCTCAAGTTCACCTGCACCTTCTCCTGAACAACCTGGAGCAAGCAATCCTTCATTTCCTGTTGGATCAGATGCAAATAATGAAGTTATAACACCTTTTGATTTGAACAAAGGGGAAAACAGTAAATATGAGAAATCAGCTGCTAGTAAGATGTCTAACAAAGGTATAAATCGCCGAGCAAGTTCTCATGCTGCAAATGTGGATGATAATACAAATGAAGTGCAAAGCTACTTGATATCTGTGCTCTCAAAAAATCCAAAAGGAATGGCCCTAAAG GCCTTGGAGAAAGCTGCTGCAGATGCATTTCCAAATGCATCAAAGAAAATAGAGAGCATTGTCAAGAAT ATTGCAAATTACCAAGGACCTGAGAGGTATGTTCTCAAACCAGGGCTGGAGGTAGAAAGCTCTAAAAGGCATGCATCTGAAGGAGTAAG CAGATCCATCAGTGAGAACATTGAGGAATCTGCTCCAAGCCTAAAGATTGATGATCCTGATATATGTGAGAGGATTGACATTGTGGGCTCCCCACTTGCTGCAACAGATGGAAAACTCAATAATGACAGTGAAGGTAAGGCCGGAACTTCCAGTGACAGTggaagtgatagtgatagtgatagtgacagCAGTGACAGTGGAAGTGATAGTGGGAGCCAAAGCAGAAGTGCTGCGGAAACTGGTAGTGGGAGCAGCAGCGATAGTGACAGTGATGCCTCATCAAGCAGCAAGGAAGGATCTGATGCAATTGTTGATATtacaagtgatgatgacaaagcAAATACAGGACATACAAAAGTAGTAGATGACCTTAATTTGTCTTCATCACCAAGAAATTTGACAAGACTTGATGTTGATGATGAACAAATTGACATTGGAACAAATCTGGACTACAGGAGTACATCACCCCATATTGATCTAAATAATTTTAATACCGGCAATGATGATGCAGCAGCAGAGGGCTTTAGTGCTGGCAACCTGAACAAGCCATCTGAAATGCTGGGAAGCAAGAACATGACGAGCACCAGAATGGATTCTATCAGAGGCGATAACAAGTATAATGAAATGTCTTTTCTGGACAACCTTTTTGATGACTCCGTGAGAACAGCCAGTGAAAACTCACCCAAGGGGGAGGCTGGTCAATTGACAGCACAGCATGGCAACAAGAGAAAATCAACATCAAAGGATGAATCAAAACTCGGCCCAGTGAGTATTGCCAAACCCAAATTAAAAAGGTCTTCTGGTAGTGAGAACTCCACAGCAAAGCCTGAGAGTGCCAAAAAGGTCAAAGCTGACATAGCATCTCCAATAGGTTCTTTATCAGAGCACAAAAGAAGTTTACCCCCTGAAAAACATACCAATGATAGGTTGGACAAGGAAACAGGGAATGTTAGCCACAATGCTTCACGAGATAACAGTCCTGCCATGAAAGGAAGACCTTCGGCTCCTGGGAATTTACAGAGGATAGATCAGAGCCCAAATTTACCTGAGAGAACAAAAGAAAATACTATGAAATCAAGTTCAAAGAAAAAAACAGATAAGATGCAgaaaccatggcatggtatggaTGGCGACTTTGGGCCAGGTTATTCACATGGTGTAGATCACCATGCCAATTTTGATGGCTCTGATGATTCTTCCACAAGAAAAAGGAGTAGACATGGGAATCCTCTTATTGATGATAAAATGCTTAAGCGTTGGAAGGATGCTAATGTCAATGTAAATTCCATGAATTTAACCAAAAGTTATAGAGAAATTGTTGTGCCTGATGAGATAACTGCCTTTCCTGAATCTAATGAAAGTAATGGTGATCCATCAAATTCACAAAGAGATAATGTTGAGAGATCACCTTATGGTAAAAAAAAGCTCCAAAGAGAGCTTTCTGATCTTGAGTTGGGTGAACTTCGCGAGACTTCTTTGGAAAATGACGATGTAAGGATAAGGAAGCAATTTGAGACAAATAGTTCCTCCAAGTCGCTTGATGCTAAATTAACTGGTGTAAATAACTCCTACCCCAGTATGAATGACAGGAAGGCTCCAGCAACCGTCTTTCATGACAAGAGGAAACCTTCACCTCAAGAATATGGAATTGGAGGCCATATAAACCAGGAAGGGTTTCCCAGGAAGGCAGCGGGGTATGAGTTTGATGATAATAGGCCTCAGCAAAGAGAAAATTTTCCAGACAGCCAGCATTTGCCAAGGATTGATAATTCAGATTCTGAGAACGTAATATATCCAGATAGGTCAGGAGAAAAAACAAGCAAAAGGGAAACTAGGATGGCACATGGTGGAATGCTAGAGTATGCTGATATGCAGAAGAAGATATCAACCTCAAGGCTTCCACAGAATGGTACTAATAATGTCATAGTGTCTCGAATGCATAAATCAATATCCCCATCAGATAATGAGGAAAGAAGTAGGAACAACTCTTTGATTGAGACAGAGACAGGTAGGAAGAGGAGGGACAGTTCTTCAGATGATGATAATTTATTTTTCTCCAAGTATGATAAAGATGCACCTGAACTTAAAGGTCCAATAAAAGATTTCTCACA ATACAAAGATTATGTGCAGGAGTACAATGAGAAGTATGGGGTTTATTCTTACTTGAACAGTCAGATAGACAAAACTAA GTCGGAATTTTTAAAGGTTCAGGATGATCTCAATGTTGCGAAAGAAAGAGACAAGGAACAGTATTATAACACCGTGGAAAGACTCAGAGACATGTATCGTGAGTCAGGAGCA AGGCATAAATTGATGAAGAAGGTCTTCGTTTTGCTTCATGAGGAACTGCAG ATTATTAAGCAAAGGATTAAAGATTTTACAGAGGCCTATTCAAATGAGTAG
- the LOC136535591 gene encoding protein EMBRYO DEFECTIVE 514-like, with protein sequence MRLPSPKPYLKTRAAFTASADSWSSASTFRASPVMAEPEVEAAAATAMETEAPAAAGQKREREEGGDPAGDGGEAATEEAAAAKKPKVEEEAKEAEEAGEGKAEETEEGKAEEAEEGKREEANEEKAVEADGKPVKLGPKEFASAVEMFDYFFALLHSWTPQLEFNKYEQMVLEDLLKKGHAEPAKKIGAGVEAFEIRNHPVWQSRCFFVRRIDGSADDFSFRKCVDNILPLPEDMKIGNGKKSGGHRKCGGGGGRGGGGRGGGGRGGWRGGRGRGRRGG encoded by the exons ATGAGACTCCCGAGCCCCAAACCCTACTTGAAAACCAGAGCAGCCTTCACCGCCAGCGCCGACAGTTGGAGCTCCGCTTCGACCTTCCGCGCTTCTCCGGTCATGGCTGAACCCGAGGTGGAGGCGGCCGCAGCCACAGCGATGGAAACCGAGGCGCCTGCCGCAGCCGGTCAGAAGAGGGAGCGGGAGGAAGGAGGTGATCCTGCTGGTGATGGCGGCGAGGCGGCGACGGAGGAAGCGGCGGCGGCTAAGAAGCCGAAGGTAGAGGAGGAGGCCAAGGAAGCAGAGGAAGCGGGGGAGGGGAAGGCAGAGGAGACGGAGGAGGGGAAGgcagaggaggcggaggaggggaagagagaggaggcgAATGAGGAGAAGgcagtggaggcggatggcaaaCCTGTGAAGCTGGGGCCGAAAGAGTTCGCCTCGGCCGTTGAGATGTTCGACTACTTCTTCGCTCTGCTCCACTCCTGGACGCCGCAGCTTGAGTTCAATAAG TATGAACAAATGGTGTtggaagatttgctgaagaaaggCCATGCTGAACCTGCTAAGAAGATTGGGGCAGGAGTCGAAGCATTTGAGATACGCAACCACCCGGTGTGGCAAAGCCGCTGCTTCTTTGTCCGCAGGATTGATGGATCCGCAGATGACTTCAGCTTCCGCAAATGCGTCGACAACATACTGCCTCTCCCTGAGGACATGAAGATCGGCAATGGCAAGAAGTCTGGTGGCCACCGCAAGTGTGGCGGCGGTGGGGggcggggaggaggaggacgcgGGGGAGGTGGCCGTGGCGGCTGGCGCGGTGGGCGCGGCCGGGGCAGGAGGGGAGGGTAG